The uncultured Fretibacterium sp. genome has a segment encoding these proteins:
- the cmr4 gene encoding type III-B CRISPR module RAMP protein Cmr4 — translation MDNAKFERRYWIHTVTPLHVGTGRGVGYIDLPIAREKVTNWPCIPGSAVKGVVADYFGATEKKREDDDLALAAFGRKNDSSTTEANSTAGSLVFTDARIVCLPIRSFYGTFAWVTSPFCLERLKRDTNLPILSLVVESAIVTSRTKLVRNGTKLYLEDLDLDCVISQEADACAELIARAVFADRPDWQAIFRERLAIVSDDIFTFLCEAGTEVGAHIRIDEDLGTVAGGALWYEEALPVETLLAGTVWCDRVYRSKDNEKGANGDLTKEKLLENFCSRPLELQIGGKASTGKGQVRCLFESR, via the coding sequence ATGGATAACGCAAAGTTCGAGAGAAGATACTGGATCCATACGGTGACGCCGCTCCACGTGGGGACGGGACGGGGCGTTGGCTACATCGACCTGCCGATCGCGCGGGAGAAGGTCACGAACTGGCCCTGCATCCCTGGCTCCGCCGTGAAGGGCGTGGTGGCCGATTATTTTGGTGCCACGGAGAAAAAAAGGGAAGATGACGACCTTGCCCTGGCCGCGTTCGGGAGGAAAAACGACTCAAGTACCACCGAGGCGAACAGCACGGCGGGGTCTTTGGTCTTCACGGACGCGCGGATCGTCTGCCTGCCCATCAGGAGCTTTTACGGGACGTTCGCCTGGGTCACCTCGCCCTTCTGCCTCGAACGGCTCAAGCGGGATACAAACTTGCCCATTCTGTCTTTGGTCGTGGAATCCGCCATTGTGACCAGCAGAACCAAGCTTGTTAGGAATGGGACGAAGCTCTACCTGGAGGACCTGGACCTGGATTGCGTAATAAGCCAGGAAGCCGATGCCTGCGCGGAGTTGATCGCCAGGGCTGTCTTTGCGGACAGGCCCGACTGGCAGGCCATCTTCCGCGAGAGGCTGGCGATCGTGAGCGACGATATCTTCACCTTTCTCTGCGAGGCTGGGACGGAGGTCGGCGCGCACATTCGGATCGACGAGGACTTGGGAACCGTTGCGGGCGGTGCGCTCTGGTACGAGGAGGCCCTGCCGGTCGAGACCCTGCTTGCGGGGACGGTCTGGTGTGACCGCGTGTACCGCAGTAAAGACAATGAAAAGGGTGCAAACGGTGATCTGACGAAGGAAAAGCTGCTGGAGAATTTCTGTTCCAGGCCCCTCGAGCTGCAGATCGGCGGCAAGGCCTCGACCGGTAAGGGGCAGGTGCGCTGCCTCTTCGAGTCACGGTAA